The DNA segment TGATGATGCTGAGAAGCGTTAGTCGTCGAGCAACGCAATAGTAGAGCTTGTACTAACATTTTCCAGCCGTGGGGCTCCTTGCCTTTACCAGGCCGACGACAAAATTACCGTAAGCTTCCAgaccttcttcctctgctcCAATAGCAGGCCAAAGCCTGAAAAATCGGCTAACACCAGGCTGATCCTTGCGTTTGACTGCGGCGTCAAATTCACTTCGGAATGTCTGTAAGAGTATATCACGCAGCTCTTGAAGGGTTTGTGATGGTGGAAGGGGATACTGTGATGTGGGCTTTGGAGATCATTAGCCAGATCTAGGAAATGAAAAAGAGCAACTTACTACGACGCTACCTGCAAAATTACCATCTATGACCTGCTTGCGAACCGACATGGCTCTACGGCATGCTCGAGAAGCGGATTCCCAATCTTCTTTAGCAATGGCCGAAGATAATGTTACTAGTGAATTCTGTAGAAGCTGTCAATGATATTCCCTCATCAAACACGCTTCACAAACCTTGAGATCTATCACTTCAGAAACGATATCGGCAGACTCCTTCACTCTTCCGACTTCCACGTCCAGCCTCCTGACTTTTCCTCCTACCCTTTCACTTGTTTCCCATACCCTTCTCACTCTTTCTAGTAAAccctcatcttcttcctcataCACCTCGTGCCCATTCGGCTGGAAACCTAAACCTCGAGGCTGCCCGTGTGTCGGTCCATTTCTTCCATCGACTTCCTGAAGTAATTGTTCCACACGTTGGCCCAGTATTGTCAAATGCTCCAGAGACTCATCGATATCTTCCCTATCAGCCACGAGAGCGTTGAGAGACAGCGATAGTTCTGCTTGCCGTTTGGTTAGGAGTGCGAGTTGAGTGCCAATTTGTTGCGGGGTAGTGATCTCTCTGGGACTGAGGGGTACTGGGGATTTGGACGGGGATGGAGGGGTTGAATAGGGGTCCATCTGGGACGGTGAGAAGTCGTATTTGGATTTTGCCGAGTTAGATGCGGAAGATATAGCGAAAAGGACACCCCGGACAGCAATGCTCGTCGCGTTCGTGCTGTTGTAACTTGCTGCGTCACACTTTTCTCAACGAGGCTTCCTGCCCATTAGCGGAATCAAATTGCATTACAAGTCTCATTACAAGCATCAATAAGAAAGCATTACGAGTACTGTTCTGGACGTTGGCGAAGATTAAGTTCGGATACAAAAAGGAAGGATTTACTCTCAGTGATTCGCGATCAAGGGCCGATTTTATGTCAATTCCCTCTGTGAAAAGCAAGAAAAATGGCCCTTATCAAACAGCTGCAGTTGCGTGCTATCAAGCGACTCTTTCGGCTATTAAACCCAATTCCGCAAGGAAAGCTTAGTAGGGATGACTGATAAAATATGAGAAGATGTGACAAGTTTTTGTATCCAAAATCCAAACACGCCAGTGCTCAACTCAAGAGTTATTAAATATGGCCATAAAATATGAAAATCAACATTTGACAGGCGTGAAAGGCCGGTGATTACCGGATAAGCCAACTGTACGTAATGCCCCTGCAGCATCAATCCATACATGTAGTAGGTTCAAGGGAATAATGAGAGGTTGTCATGCACTTATCACTGTTATGGTACGGTCTGATTAGCAGATCAATATGCTCGGGTCAGTGCATAGGTGAAGATCGGAGATGACTGTTTAACTTGGCTTCTCAGTTAGATTGCTTCGAGAAATGATGAAGGGTTCAACTCCGAAGGTGTAAATAGATCagacagaagaagaagtgacAAACTAAACGGAGATTTGCAGATTCTCCGCGCCCTTTGCCCGAGAGAACCCGATGTATGGAAAAGTGCGATATGATGAGATGTGTGAACGATGGCCAATCGCCGGCCGTACATGTCCTTCCCCTCCCATTATCAACCATTATTATCCACAATCAACATTGCAATCACTGACAAACATCCGTCCCCCCCCATGGACTACTCACAGATCGATCCACAGTTGAGGTCACTAGATGTCCAATCCCCGGACAACGCCTCGATGTCAAGAGCGAGTAACACTCCTCCAAGAGTTCTTGCGCGGAATTCTGCTTGCCATCAATGCCGGTAAGTCATATCGGGCAGCTTTTTACATCAAAACAGTCACTAATGATTCTCTTACAGTAAGCGGAAACTTGTAAGGCCCTTGTACCCAATAATCTTCACTTCCTAACTATCTACAGAAATGTGACGCGCAGAAACCTGTGTGTGGTAACTGCGCCAAATTTCGAGCGCGCGAAAAATCCGGAGATGAGCAGCCACACGAAGATTGTACCTGGGACGAACCCAAGGAACCTAGTGCGAGgacaaaaagaagaagagagcTTGCAAAAAGACAAGCTATGGAAAGCGACCACGCAGATGGAAAGGAATACGGGGAAAAGACGAAAAAGGCAAAGCTGAATGAGCTTGAAGGACGAATTGGTAGGTCGCCTATTGGTTGCTGAGACGCGTATCTGAAATTAACAATTTGCAGCTGCGTTCGAGGGAGCCATGGAATTCCAGCCCTACCCTGCAATAATTAACCAACCCCCTGTTCAGACATTGCAAGAAGCCATGCCCTATGCTCAACAGCCTGGGTCTAATTCCTACGCCGCTAGCGGCCAGTACGAATACCATCATCCGCCTTTCTCAGTTGGTCCATTGGGTGGCTTCACTTTCCGATCGGACGGAGATGGCCAGGCCATCCCTAATCATGGTATGGTTCAGGACAAAGATGAGATTGCTAGAGAAGAGAGGGCACGGCCGGATCAGGCAGTGAATCAGGCCTTGTGGGAAAAAAGAATGGGCCATGCCGCACTCAGAGAATGGAGCCGCAGCGGCAATGTCGCCGTGGAAACTGGGCCAACATTCTCACAGAGTGGACAGATGGGCATGGTCTTTCCTGAGTATGTGCGTCCACCACCATATTGAAGCTATTTGCTCATGTTCTCTCTGCAGTTGGCCAAAAGACTTGCCTCCGCCTGCAGTCATTGAAGTAAGCTATCTGCTGTTACCTGTGGATCATATGCTCATGTATGCTTTGTTAGCATGCGATAAGAGTATTTTTCGAGAAAGTTCCTCTCTTACCCAAGATGTTGAATAAAAcacttcttctccaatcTCTTCAGCGTTCGCCATCCAATCCCGAATTCGCGGTAAGCCTTCCCTTCACCTCAACTCGTTTGATCTAGAAACTTATTCGATATATTATCACAGTGTGTCTCACTCATTCACGCTATCCTCGCCATCACAGCCAACTTTATCTCTGAAAGttccctctcctctcccgCTTACTTCCCGGTCGGCACTCCATCTGACGCCACCATCCATCCCGAGTATGATTTTGAGATCCCTGTCAATCCTTCGACTAGGGGCGGAAGCTGCAGCATGCACTTTCAAAGCTCGAGCTTTAGAACGGCTATGTCTCCCATGGCGAGGTTCCAGCTTTGGCATAGACGAAAGGCTTTTGAAACTTTTTACCATTATGTTGATAAGGGAGAGAAGTTCCTTCACTCTCTCCAAGGTATGTTTCTATAACTCTATGACTCAACTAAACACTGAGCTGTATTGCAGCACAAGTCATTGCTACCACGGTCGATCAGTACAACGCATGGTGGACTGATCTCTGGATCGAAGCAGGCTCATGTATGAGGATTGCAATCCCTATGCGAATCAACGAATCTCCTCGTAAGTCCACCTACTTCTTCCATTTCCCCTTCCCGTAGCTCCAGTTTTTCTTCCACCTGACCGTATGTGCAGATTATGACGAAACTTCTCTGCGCCGACATGCgagtcttcttcttcatccagCTCAAACAGCGTATGAGCAAGCTGAACGTGATCGCACCTGGTGGTACGTCGAAACTTTTCCCTCATTCTCTACTGTTGTTGATGAGCTATCTTCAGGATGACGTTTCTCTTGGAGAGATCGGTAACTGCCACTACCACTTGGCCAAGTGTAAGTCCAACCTTTCCCCTCTCATCAAGTTGCGGGCCTGACGATATGTAGTCTTTGGTGAATGAAGATATTACGGTGGAGTTGCCGTGTTTGCAGAGCAGCTTCGATTCCGCTTCTGGTGTTTTGGGTGGAAGCCAGAACTTCCAGTGAGTGCACGAGGAACTGCTATTGTTCCTTTTTTGCGTACAACACGTGTTAACCGATTATGATGCTTTTAGGTCGCCTGATCTCCTAACAAATCGTAAGTAATCTTTTGCTGCAGGCTTTTTCTTAGCTCTAGGCTCATTTCCATTCAAGACCCACCAGAACATCGAGACGTAAGTTCAATCTTTTCATACACGCTTATGACACGGCAGGAACTAACTCCCCACCTCAAAGGGTTTAAGCTTTTTGATCAAGTCCATGAAACTTCTTGGAGACGTAAACTGCTTCTTCAGGCGCTACTCTCGCGGCCGGCATAGC comes from the Cryptococcus gattii WM276 chromosome M, complete sequence genome and includes:
- a CDS encoding Hypothetical Protein (Similar to TIGR gene model, INSD accession AAW46815.1), which encodes MDYSQIDPQLRSLDVQSPDNASMSRASNTPPRVLARNSACHQCRKRKLKCDAQKPVCGNCAKFRAREKSGDEQPHEDCTWDEPKEPSARTKRRRELAKRQAMESDHADGKEYGEKTKKAKLNELEGRIAAFEGAMEFQPYPAIINQPPVQTLQEAMPYAQQPGSNSYAASGQYEYHHPPFSVGPLGGFTFRSDGDGQAIPNHGMVQDKDEIAREERARPDQAVNQALWEKRMGHAALREWSRSGNVAVETGPTFSQSGQMGMVFPDWPKDLPPPAVIEHAIRVFFEKVPLLPKMLNKTLLLQSLQRSPSNPEFACVSLIHAILAITANFISESSLSSPAYFPVGTPSDATIHPEYDFEIPVNPSTRGGSCSMHFQSSSFRTAMSPMARFQLWHRRKAFETFYHYVDKGEKFLHSLQAQVIATTVDQYNAWWTDLWIEAGSCMRIAIPMRINESPHYDETSLRRHASLLLHPAQTAYEQAERDRTWWMTFLLERSVTATTTWPSSLVNEDITVELPCLQSSFDSASGVLGGSQNFQSPDLLTNHPPEHRDGLSFLIKSMKLLGDVNCFFRRYSRGRHSIAGYVSNPTFRLLLSQINAFRMSFPPEFRRPTQSLPGLGEANALDRDLISALWITHSAIMGLGEPLITRDSWMDEGARVTLSAIRATLSLLYDVTSTSYDLSLFSPHCTFVWSLSCRGLIRFMGTALQANDVVSASVFRSEIEVFRMALKRYGERFPIGIRHLKVVDDLLEEMEMSQVTGLPLSINYDCRKTHLSERPVGASVSEETVSSQVVTPETSSSIGEVVFNVASVSTYPDSTSANGSYTANRHISTSQVPKAVNTSSSSIEGLNTNMAGMPAIAASSPLLMNPSPGEGFDISSFSFDVNNVVGMFEGAEGTFAGAEFGLWTS